A section of the Sphaerobacter thermophilus DSM 20745 genome encodes:
- a CDS encoding RNA polymerase sigma factor: protein MSVSPSDQELIERIRARDQDALALLYDRYARPVYSLALHILHDRRAAEDVVQDAFLTLWQRPETYISERGAFGPWILRVARNRAIDLLRRRSRETFHDDDRGAPFEERIVDPDPEPGDQIWTHTVADRMRAALEELTPAQREVIELAYFRGMTQSQMSAHLDVPLGTIKTRVRTALRRLADILEEAEVWTDVP from the coding sequence GTGTCGGTTTCGCCGAGCGACCAGGAGTTGATCGAGCGCATCCGGGCGCGCGACCAGGACGCGCTCGCCCTGCTCTACGATCGCTACGCCCGGCCGGTCTACTCGCTCGCGCTCCATATCCTCCACGACCGGCGCGCGGCTGAGGACGTGGTCCAGGACGCCTTCCTCACCCTCTGGCAGCGGCCGGAGACCTACATCAGCGAGCGCGGTGCCTTTGGTCCCTGGATCCTGCGGGTGGCACGCAACCGGGCGATCGACCTGCTCCGGCGCCGGTCGCGCGAGACGTTCCACGACGACGACCGGGGCGCTCCCTTCGAGGAGCGTATCGTTGACCCGGACCCTGAGCCGGGCGACCAGATCTGGACGCACACGGTCGCTGACCGGATGCGGGCCGCGCTGGAGGAGCTAACGCCGGCCCAGCGCGAGGTGATCGAGCTCGCGTACTTCCGGGGTATGACGCAGAGCCAGATGTCGGCTCACCTGGATGTGCCGCTGGGTACAATCAAGACGCGGGTGCGCACGGCGCTACGGCGCCTGGCCGACATCCTGGAAGAAGCAGAGGTATGGACCGACGTGCCCTAA
- a CDS encoding heavy metal translocating P-type ATPase, giving the protein MSSTPQHPEHHRRGHGNHAAHPESGHTEHTEHVDHAGHPEHREHTDHADHDHAERMASVEGRAGELEHAAHTTHAGHAGHDAHEAHAEHSGHADHPAHGGHAGHGGHAGHEGHADVFRRRFWINLILTIPILLYSEMLQDWLGFSMPVFPGSDLIPPVLGTVVFFYGGAVFILGGWDEIRTRQPGMMLLISMAIVVAFVASAASTLGWFNLEFWWELALLIDVMLLGHWLEMRALGQAQGALQALAALLPDEAERVVDGTVERVPLDSLRPGDIVLVRPGARVPADGTIVDGRAELDESMLTGESRPVPKEIGDPVVAGSVAQGSALRVRVDAVGADTALAGIERLVTEAQQSRSRAQALADRAAALLFYVAVVAGLATFIIWTVLGDIDSGVVRTVTVLVISCPHALGLAIPLVIALSTSLSARQGILVRDRLALERMREITTVLFDKTGTLTRGEHAVTGIVALDDDADALLAEAAAVEADSEHPLARAIVTAAEARRVSVPRAKDFRAIAGRGVEAQVDGVEVAVGGPNLLRERGLEVPDALAERVRPWQERGAAVLHVVRDGRVVGALALEDEVRPESREAVEALHARGIRVVMITGDARPVAEAVGAELGVDEVFAEVLPEDKANAVATLQQRGERVAMVGDGVNDAPALARADVGIAIGAGTDVAIESAGVILASNDPRGVVSVMELSRASYRKMVENLVWAAGYNIVAIPLAAGVLAPWGIVLPPAVGALLMSASTIIVALNAQTLRRLDLRPEAATHEHGGPPPTRGRREPALSRAG; this is encoded by the coding sequence ATGAGTTCGACGCCACAGCATCCGGAGCACCACCGGCGCGGCCATGGTAACCACGCGGCCCATCCGGAGTCTGGACACACGGAGCACACCGAGCACGTGGACCACGCGGGCCACCCCGAGCACCGGGAGCATACGGATCACGCGGACCATGACCACGCGGAGCGCATGGCCTCGGTTGAGGGACGCGCCGGGGAGCTGGAGCACGCGGCCCACACGACGCACGCCGGACACGCGGGGCACGACGCGCACGAGGCCCACGCCGAGCACAGCGGCCACGCCGACCACCCGGCCCATGGCGGCCATGCCGGTCATGGCGGGCACGCCGGGCACGAGGGACACGCCGACGTCTTCCGACGGCGCTTCTGGATCAACCTGATCCTGACCATCCCGATCCTGCTCTACAGCGAGATGCTCCAGGACTGGCTCGGCTTCAGCATGCCGGTCTTCCCCGGCAGCGACCTGATCCCGCCAGTGCTGGGCACGGTCGTCTTCTTCTACGGCGGCGCGGTCTTTATCCTGGGTGGCTGGGATGAGATCCGGACGCGCCAGCCGGGGATGATGCTCCTCATCTCCATGGCGATCGTCGTCGCCTTCGTCGCCAGCGCCGCCAGTACGCTCGGCTGGTTCAACCTCGAGTTCTGGTGGGAGCTGGCGCTGCTGATCGACGTCATGCTCCTCGGCCACTGGCTCGAGATGCGGGCACTCGGTCAGGCGCAGGGCGCGCTCCAGGCTCTGGCCGCGCTCCTACCGGATGAGGCCGAGCGCGTCGTCGACGGCACGGTCGAGCGGGTGCCGCTCGATTCGCTCCGCCCCGGCGACATCGTCCTGGTGCGCCCTGGAGCGCGGGTCCCGGCCGACGGCACGATCGTCGATGGCCGGGCCGAGTTGGACGAGTCGATGCTGACCGGCGAGTCGCGCCCGGTGCCGAAGGAGATCGGCGACCCGGTCGTCGCCGGGAGCGTTGCCCAGGGCTCGGCGCTGCGGGTGCGCGTCGACGCGGTCGGGGCCGATACCGCCCTGGCCGGGATCGAGCGGCTGGTGACGGAGGCGCAGCAGTCGCGCTCGCGGGCACAGGCGCTGGCCGACCGCGCCGCTGCGCTGCTGTTCTACGTCGCGGTCGTGGCCGGCCTCGCCACCTTCATCATCTGGACCGTACTCGGGGACATCGACTCCGGGGTGGTCCGCACGGTGACCGTGCTCGTGATCTCGTGCCCCCACGCGCTCGGCCTGGCGATCCCGCTGGTGATCGCGCTCTCGACCTCCCTCTCGGCACGCCAGGGCATCCTGGTCCGGGACCGGCTGGCCCTGGAGCGCATGCGCGAGATCACCACGGTGCTGTTTGACAAGACCGGGACACTCACCCGCGGCGAGCACGCGGTCACCGGTATCGTCGCGCTCGACGACGACGCCGACGCGCTGCTGGCCGAGGCCGCCGCGGTCGAGGCGGACAGCGAGCACCCGCTAGCCCGCGCCATCGTCACCGCCGCCGAGGCTCGGCGGGTCAGCGTCCCGCGTGCGAAGGACTTCCGCGCCATCGCCGGGCGCGGCGTCGAGGCCCAGGTCGACGGCGTCGAGGTCGCCGTGGGCGGCCCGAACCTGCTGCGCGAGCGGGGTTTGGAGGTGCCGGATGCCCTTGCCGAGCGCGTGCGGCCCTGGCAGGAGCGCGGCGCGGCGGTGCTGCACGTCGTCCGAGACGGCCGGGTCGTCGGCGCGCTCGCACTGGAGGACGAGGTCCGGCCCGAGTCGCGCGAAGCCGTCGAGGCGCTGCACGCCCGCGGCATCCGCGTGGTGATGATCACCGGCGACGCGCGGCCGGTGGCCGAGGCAGTCGGGGCCGAACTCGGCGTCGATGAGGTCTTCGCCGAAGTCCTGCCGGAGGACAAGGCCAACGCGGTTGCGACGCTCCAGCAGCGCGGGGAGCGGGTGGCGATGGTCGGCGACGGCGTGAACGACGCCCCGGCGCTCGCTCGCGCCGATGTGGGCATCGCGATCGGCGCCGGGACCGACGTCGCTATCGAGTCGGCCGGCGTCATCCTGGCCTCGAACGACCCCCGCGGCGTGGTGAGCGTCATGGAGCTCTCCCGGGCCAGCTACCGTAAGATGGTCGAGAATCTGGTCTGGGCCGCCGGGTACAACATCGTCGCCATCCCGCTGGCTGCCGGGGTGCTGGCGCCGTGGGGCATCGTCCTGCCGCCCGCCGTCGGCGCCCTGCTCATGAGCGCCTCGACGATCATCGTGGCGCTGAACGCCCAGACCCTGCGCCGGCTGGACCTGCGTCCCGAAGCCGCCACGCACGAGCACGGAGGTCCGCCGCCCACACGCGGACGCCGGGAGCCGGCCCTCTCCCGGGCAGGCT
- a CDS encoding anti-sigma factor, with the protein MDRRALSHDEVADDLPAYLLGALDDEGCEAVAAHLATCPVCQRERARLEATIGALATLAPVADPPTDLRDRLLARLDADADGSPPTPQDPPAAATPAPVSRLDTPRWMRFALAAAAVLIVGLGIALALIARDLAHVRSDLAELREEQQMAAAALTGAARAIPLVSEGATHAYGTLYVSEDDHEALLVVTEIPPTPDGRVYQVWLREGEARTSAGVFTVDDSGRAVLRLQAPRPIADYQAMGITEEPGPTGSPGPTSPPLATCSLS; encoded by the coding sequence ATGGACCGACGTGCCCTAAGCCACGACGAGGTGGCCGACGACCTGCCAGCCTATCTCCTCGGCGCCCTCGACGACGAGGGTTGCGAGGCCGTGGCCGCGCACCTTGCTACCTGCCCGGTCTGCCAACGGGAGCGCGCGCGGCTCGAGGCCACCATCGGCGCGCTCGCGACGCTGGCACCGGTGGCCGACCCGCCCACCGACCTGCGCGACCGCCTCCTCGCCCGGTTGGACGCGGACGCGGACGGCTCACCGCCGACCCCGCAGGACCCGCCAGCCGCTGCGACACCGGCACCCGTCAGCCGGCTGGATACGCCGCGCTGGATGCGCTTCGCCCTGGCCGCCGCCGCAGTGCTCATCGTCGGGCTCGGCATCGCGCTCGCTCTGATCGCCCGCGACCTCGCGCACGTTCGCTCCGACCTGGCCGAACTGCGCGAGGAACAGCAGATGGCCGCCGCGGCACTCACCGGAGCCGCCCGCGCGATCCCGCTCGTCTCAGAAGGCGCCACCCACGCCTACGGCACGCTCTACGTCTCGGAAGACGACCACGAGGCGCTGCTGGTCGTGACGGAGATCCCACCGACCCCGGACGGCCGGGTCTATCAGGTCTGGCTCCGGGAGGGAGAGGCCCGCACCAGCGCCGGGGTCTTCACCGTCGACGACTCCGGCCGTGCCGTCCTGCGCCTGCAGGCCCCGCGCCCCATCGCCGACTACCAGGCGATGGGCATCACCGAGGAGCCCGGACCCACCGGCAGCCCCGGTCCCACCAGTCCCCCACTGGCCACGTGTAGTCTGTCGTAG